From one Lycium ferocissimum isolate CSIRO_LF1 chromosome 7, AGI_CSIRO_Lferr_CH_V1, whole genome shotgun sequence genomic stretch:
- the LOC132063120 gene encoding uncharacterized protein LOC132063120, with amino-acid sequence MSGEVEMSSEKQRRRRLSCAPYFDALWFCYSPVHQMQQYYRVGVLDNCSQKWSGLVDCLTLKTKRSSEVEEILETREKEKPQLWSTRTPEEAAAHWRELFDHLDEE; translated from the exons ATGTCTGGAGAAGTTGAGATGAGTTCTGAAAAGCAAAGACGAAGACGATTGTCATGCGCCCCTTACTTTGATGCACTCTGGTTCTGCTACT CTCCAGTCCATCAGATGCAGCAGTACTATAGAGTTGGTGTCCTTGATAATTGTAGTCAGAAGTGGAGTGGTCTTGTTGATTGTCTGACATTAAAAACCAAAAGGTCTTCTGAAGTGGAG GAGATTTTGGAAACACGTGAGAAAGAGAAGCCTCAACTGTGGTCGACGCGAACCCCAGAAGAAGCCGCGGCTCATTGGAGAGAACTCTTTGACCATCTAGATGAAGAGTAA